A portion of the Chitinophagales bacterium genome contains these proteins:
- a CDS encoding SRPBCC family protein, with protein sequence MPKLLLQMGSVFKSFVSLLGIFLLGMITVGFFLPRESEFSVTKTISANPEKVFSMVIDLKNWEQWSPWRAYDPNIKMIYSENTQGKNAWYSWEGNKRVGYGKLTITDYEANSEIETLLNYENQLPAKGSFRFIPVENGTAVTWTIEVTGVNNPIAAKFLDGYRYTMMKFFLGKDFGKGLENLNQVCQ encoded by the coding sequence TTGCCCAAACTCTTATTACAAATGGGAAGTGTATTTAAATCCTTTGTTTCCTTATTAGGAATTTTTTTGCTTGGAATGATTACTGTTGGGTTCTTTTTACCGAGAGAAAGTGAATTTTCTGTTACCAAAACAATTTCAGCGAATCCAGAAAAGGTATTTTCAATGGTGATTGATTTAAAAAATTGGGAACAATGGAGTCCTTGGAGAGCATATGACCCAAATATAAAAATGATTTATAGCGAGAATACACAAGGTAAGAATGCCTGGTATAGCTGGGAAGGTAACAAAAGGGTGGGATATGGCAAATTAACGATTACAGATTATGAAGCTAATAGCGAAATTGAAACCCTACTAAATTATGAAAATCAGTTACCAGCTAAAGGCTCTTTTCGCTTTATACCTGTAGAAAATGGAACTGCTGTAACGTGGACAATAGAGGTTACTGGAGTTAACAATCCTATTGCAGCGAAGTTTCTTGATGGTTATAGATATACCATGATGAAATTCTTTCTAGGTAAGGATTTTGGAAAAGGTCTAGAAAATCTTAATCAAGTCTGTCAATAA
- a CDS encoding DNA polymerase III subunit alpha, producing the protein MLLCTHTYFSLGYGTLSPSQLLEAAKQNGYESIALTDINNTSASIDSIRLAEELGIQLSLGIDFRNGIEQCYIGIAKNNMGYLELNRHLSEFLHKDQEFPKIAPNFKHVNVIYPLSKYLGHKLKDYEYIGISAKEVSKLPFLYKSLNIEKCIILQPLSFLQKRDFNAHRLLRAIDKNMLLSRLEPHDQASIEELILKVSVLKEIFKDYPIIIENTLNLLNESKVEIEMGKMSFKNKRFYTTSYDEDNQMLRQLCIEGLPYRYSEVTDEITQRMEKELSVIQTMKFASYFLINWDIVSYARSKDYFYVGRGSGANSLVAYLLRITDVDPIELDLYFERFINPFRNNPPDFDIDFSWTDRDDMTEYIFHRFGYEHTALLGSYNTFQKDAVIRELGKVFGLPAHEIDKLQREKDIQQLDSMSQLVLQYSQLIAGFPSHLSIHASGIIISEEPIHSFTATFMPPKGYPTTHFSMLEAEDIGLAKFDILSQRGLAKIKETVDILAMTRGIDIDIHQVAKYKEDELVKDLLRQGKCIGCFYIESPAMRMLLTKLQADDYLRLVAASSIIRPGVSKSGMMAEYIQRFRDPVKREKAKKAIPHLYEILEETYGVMVYQEDVIKVAHYFAGLTLAEADYLRRGMSWKFKQRNEFHKVKENFFHNCIQKGYQQKTIQDIWFQIESFANYAFSKAHSASYAVESFQALYLKAYYPLEYMVATLNNGGGYYRTEIYVHEARMHGGHIEAPCINQSHVMTTIHGKNIFLGFQMIQNLEANTVRSILEERKKADFENLTDFIARVKISLEQIILLIRIGAFRFSGKNKKELLWQAHLEINPKQEIHSNELFKKEVIDYQFPKLEHHWLDDALDEIELLGFPLCSPFQLLKNPLQDNFLARDLKNYLHKEVVIIGYLAAVKRSSTHQGNKMYFGTFIDQDGDWIDTVHFPPSAAAFPFRGNGCYRLRGKVVIEFDFIYIDVKEMQRLETVNRDNV; encoded by the coding sequence ATGCTTCTCTGCACTCATACCTATTTTAGTCTTGGTTATGGCACACTATCGCCAAGTCAGTTGTTAGAGGCTGCAAAACAAAACGGATATGAGTCGATTGCCTTAACGGATATCAATAATACATCTGCGTCCATAGATTCTATTCGATTAGCTGAGGAATTAGGTATTCAACTTAGCCTTGGTATCGATTTTCGAAATGGTATAGAGCAGTGTTATATAGGAATAGCTAAAAATAATATGGGGTATCTCGAACTCAATCGACATTTGTCAGAATTTTTACACAAAGACCAAGAGTTTCCAAAAATAGCTCCAAATTTTAAGCATGTCAATGTAATTTATCCTTTAAGTAAGTATTTAGGTCATAAGCTGAAAGACTATGAATATATTGGCATTTCGGCAAAAGAAGTATCAAAACTTCCTTTTTTATACAAAAGTTTAAATATAGAGAAATGCATCATTTTGCAGCCGCTGAGTTTTTTACAAAAAAGAGACTTTAATGCCCATCGTTTATTGCGTGCTATCGATAAAAACATGCTTTTAAGTCGCTTGGAACCTCATGATCAAGCCAGCATAGAAGAATTAATCTTAAAAGTATCCGTACTCAAAGAAATTTTTAAAGACTATCCCATTATTATAGAAAATACGTTGAATCTGCTGAACGAATCAAAGGTTGAAATCGAAATGGGCAAGATGAGTTTTAAAAACAAACGATTCTACACAACCAGCTATGATGAAGATAATCAAATGCTTCGACAATTATGTATAGAAGGTCTTCCCTACCGCTATTCAGAGGTCACGGATGAAATCACGCAACGAATGGAAAAGGAATTGTCTGTCATTCAAACCATGAAGTTTGCATCCTATTTCCTTATCAACTGGGATATTGTAAGCTATGCGAGGTCCAAGGATTATTTCTACGTGGGTAGAGGCAGTGGAGCCAATAGTCTGGTGGCTTATCTTTTGCGGATAACGGATGTAGATCCTATCGAACTCGATTTATACTTCGAGCGATTTATCAATCCCTTTCGGAATAACCCACCAGACTTTGACATCGACTTTTCATGGACAGATCGAGATGATATGACAGAATATATCTTCCATCGATTTGGATACGAACATACCGCTTTACTCGGCAGCTATAATACCTTTCAGAAAGATGCCGTCATACGTGAATTGGGAAAGGTTTTTGGTTTACCAGCACATGAAATTGATAAACTTCAACGTGAGAAAGACATACAGCAACTGGATTCTATGAGTCAATTGGTGCTTCAATATAGTCAGCTGATAGCAGGATTCCCAAGCCATCTTAGTATTCATGCTAGTGGTATCATCATATCTGAAGAACCTATCCATAGCTTTACGGCTACATTTATGCCCCCTAAGGGTTATCCTACCACACACTTCAGCATGTTAGAAGCTGAGGATATTGGTTTGGCAAAATTTGACATTCTCAGTCAGCGAGGACTCGCAAAAATCAAAGAAACTGTCGATATATTGGCTATGACTAGGGGTATAGACATCGACATACATCAGGTAGCGAAATATAAAGAAGATGAACTCGTCAAGGATTTACTCCGACAAGGAAAATGCATAGGTTGCTTTTATATCGAATCTCCTGCTATGCGCATGCTCCTTACCAAGCTCCAAGCGGATGATTATTTGAGGTTAGTAGCTGCGAGTTCTATCATACGTCCAGGAGTAAGTAAGAGCGGAATGATGGCAGAATATATTCAGCGCTTTAGAGACCCCGTAAAAAGGGAGAAGGCAAAGAAAGCGATTCCACATCTCTATGAAATCTTAGAAGAAACCTATGGAGTTATGGTTTACCAAGAGGATGTTATCAAAGTCGCACATTATTTTGCAGGATTGACTCTAGCTGAAGCTGATTATCTCCGCAGAGGCATGAGTTGGAAGTTTAAACAGCGAAATGAATTTCATAAAGTTAAAGAAAATTTCTTCCATAATTGTATACAAAAAGGCTATCAACAGAAAACGATACAAGACATTTGGTTTCAGATAGAAAGTTTTGCGAATTATGCTTTTTCTAAAGCACACTCCGCCAGCTATGCCGTGGAGAGTTTTCAAGCCCTCTACCTCAAAGCTTATTATCCTCTAGAATATATGGTAGCTACCCTCAATAATGGCGGAGGCTACTATCGGACAGAGATTTATGTGCATGAGGCTCGCATGCATGGTGGTCATATTGAAGCACCCTGTATCAATCAAAGCCATGTGATGACCACTATTCATGGCAAGAATATCTTTCTTGGATTCCAAATGATTCAAAACCTCGAAGCCAATACGGTGCGTTCAATTTTAGAAGAAAGAAAAAAAGCGGACTTTGAAAATTTGACAGACTTTATCGCTCGAGTAAAAATTTCGCTAGAACAGATTATACTTCTCATTCGAATAGGTGCCTTCCGATTTTCTGGAAAAAATAAAAAAGAACTGCTCTGGCAGGCGCATTTAGAAATTAATCCCAAACAAGAGATACACTCCAATGAGTTATTTAAAAAAGAAGTTATAGACTATCAATTCCCCAAGCTAGAGCATCATTGGCTGGACGATGCCTTGGATGAAATAGAGCTATTAGGGTTTCCTCTTTGTTCACCTTTTCAGTTGCTAAAAAATCCACTGCAGGATAATTTCTTGGCGCGAGATTTAAAGAACTATTTACATAAAGAAGTTGTCATTATAGGTTATCTGGCTGCTGTGAAACGCAGTAGCACACACCAAGGCAATAAAATGTATTTCGGAACCTTTATCGACCAAGATGGCGACTGGATAGACACCGTTCACTTCCCACCATCCGCTGCTGCATTTCCATTTCGGGGCAATGGCTGTTATCGACTACGCGGAAAGGTTGTCATAGAATTTGATTTTATTTATATTGATGTAAAGGAAATGCAACGATTGGAAACGGTGAATAGGGATAATGTATAA
- the tatC gene encoding twin-arginine translocase subunit TatC — MNFFEHIEELRFHILRSVIFLLIVTILIFVFSKFVFEDIIFGPLDVNFWSYKVLCKLAKDFCVTEIPVKLINTEIAGQFFLHIKTAFMLGVMASVPYFLWEIWLFILPALHKSERNYAQVLLGFGFLLFLLGSAFGYFIIFPITLIFLTGYTVSNDIVNMPNISNYFENLSDTVLWTGIMFELPIIAYFLSKMGILTTDFMHTYRKHLYIAILVAAAAITPSPDIFSQIMVAIPLFILFEISVLVVARAQRGSLERTES, encoded by the coding sequence ATGAATTTTTTCGAACACATTGAAGAATTGCGATTTCATATTCTTCGTTCCGTTATTTTCTTACTTATCGTCACCATACTTATCTTTGTCTTTAGTAAGTTTGTATTTGAGGATATAATTTTTGGTCCTTTAGATGTTAACTTTTGGTCTTACAAAGTCTTATGTAAATTAGCTAAAGATTTTTGTGTAACTGAAATCCCTGTAAAACTTATCAATACTGAAATAGCAGGACAGTTTTTCCTACATATCAAAACGGCTTTTATGCTAGGTGTCATGGCTTCCGTTCCTTATTTCCTTTGGGAAATATGGTTGTTTATCTTACCTGCTCTACATAAATCTGAACGCAACTATGCACAGGTGTTGTTAGGGTTTGGGTTTTTATTATTTTTGCTAGGTTCAGCCTTCGGTTATTTTATCATTTTTCCTATTACGCTTATCTTTTTAACAGGGTATACGGTGAGTAATGATATTGTCAATATGCCTAATATTTCCAACTATTTTGAAAATTTATCCGATACGGTCTTATGGACAGGAATTATGTTTGAACTGCCTATTATAGCTTATTTTTTATCTAAAATGGGAATATTAACAACCGATTTCATGCATACCTATCGCAAGCATTTATATATAGCAATATTGGTGGCTGCAGCAGCCATTACGCCTTCACCCGATATTTTTAGTCAAATCATGGTAGCTATTCCACTTTTTATTTTATTTGAAATTAGTGTATTGGTAGTGGCCAGAGCTCAGAGAGGCAGCCTTGAAAGAACTGAATCTTAG
- a CDS encoding 30S ribosomal protein S21, whose amino-acid sequence MLIIDSREADSIDKLLKKYKKKFDQTGTVKKLRARQHFTKKSVASRNQRLKAAYTQSYLKSLEG is encoded by the coding sequence ATGTTAATCATAGATTCAAGAGAAGCAGACTCAATAGATAAGTTGCTTAAAAAGTACAAGAAAAAGTTCGACCAAACCGGAACTGTAAAAAAATTGCGTGCTAGACAACATTTTACAAAAAAGTCTGTTGCTTCTAGAAATCAGCGACTCAAAGCTGCGTATACTCAATCATATTTAAAGAGCTTAGAAGGATAA
- a CDS encoding acyl-CoA dehydrogenase family protein, translating into MNFSHSENQNLVRSTIAEFAKKEVLPFYKEWDETQEFPTHVFKKLGELGFMGILIPEEYGGAGMGYEEYIVAIEELSKVCGSVGLSYAAHNSLCSMHLFQFGNEEQRRKYSPKLASGEFIGAWGLTEPNTGSDAMRMLCTAKQDGDNWIINGTKTFITHGLTGDVMVVIVRTGELLDSHGMTAFIVERGNPGLKCGKKEDKLGMRASETGEVIFDNCIVSKDAVLGKVGEGFIQAMKILDGGRISIASLALGIAKGAFEASVKYSKERQQFGKPIAQNQAIAFKLADMATQIEAAELLIYQCADMKARGLKITKESAIAKYYASEIGCKVCNEAVQIFGGYGYIKEFPVEKHYRDIKLCTIGEGTSEIQKLVIARELLK; encoded by the coding sequence ATGAATTTTAGTCATTCAGAAAATCAAAATTTAGTACGATCGACCATTGCTGAGTTTGCCAAAAAGGAAGTTTTACCATTCTACAAAGAGTGGGATGAAACTCAGGAATTCCCTACACATGTATTTAAAAAATTGGGAGAACTAGGCTTTATGGGCATACTGATCCCAGAAGAATATGGTGGAGCTGGTATGGGATATGAAGAATATATTGTAGCTATTGAGGAACTTTCTAAGGTTTGTGGTTCTGTGGGTCTATCCTATGCCGCGCACAACTCTCTGTGTTCTATGCACTTATTTCAATTTGGAAATGAAGAGCAACGAAGAAAATACAGCCCCAAACTAGCCAGTGGTGAGTTCATAGGTGCATGGGGCTTGACTGAACCAAATACGGGCTCTGATGCTATGCGTATGCTATGTACAGCTAAACAAGACGGTGACAATTGGATTATCAATGGCACTAAAACCTTTATCACTCATGGCTTGACAGGTGATGTGATGGTAGTCATCGTCAGAACTGGAGAGCTTTTAGATAGTCATGGCATGACTGCATTTATCGTAGAACGTGGCAATCCTGGCTTAAAATGTGGCAAAAAAGAGGATAAGCTGGGGATGCGTGCTTCAGAGACTGGAGAGGTTATATTTGATAACTGTATTGTATCAAAAGATGCCGTATTAGGAAAAGTAGGAGAAGGATTTATCCAAGCCATGAAAATCTTAGATGGAGGGCGTATTTCTATTGCTTCTCTTGCTTTAGGTATTGCTAAAGGAGCATTTGAAGCCTCTGTGAAATACAGTAAAGAAAGACAGCAATTCGGCAAGCCTATCGCACAGAACCAAGCAATAGCCTTTAAATTAGCTGATATGGCTACACAGATAGAAGCGGCGGAACTCTTAATTTATCAATGTGCAGACATGAAAGCCCGTGGACTGAAAATTACCAAAGAATCTGCTATAGCGAAATACTACGCGAGTGAGATTGGATGCAAGGTTTGTAATGAAGCAGTGCAAATATTTGGTGGATATGGTTATATCAAAGAATTTCCTGTTGAGAAACATTACAGAGATATTAAGCTCTGTACGATAGGAGAAGGAACTTCTGAAATTCAAAAATTGGTTATCGCTAGAGAATTACTTAAATAA